A segment of the Hymenobacter volaticus genome:
AGCTTTGCTTTTTTGCACAAGTACCACGCAGTGGGCAGCCTCGGTAAAAACGTCCGCGACGCCATTACCATGCTATCGGCGGTGGGCGTGCTGGCCGTGTCGGTGCTAGGCTTCTGGTTGCTCGTGAAAAGGAAGTAAGCTAGGTATGCTAACAATAGCTATTCCTGGCCTTTGGTGTATTCGCCTTCCAAAAAATACGCCCCTCGCCGCACCACTTGGGTGCTGTCGGGCATCGAATCTAGGGGCGTGATGGGCACGTCGCCGTAGTGGACTGGCCCGGTTTTCACTTTGTAGCGTTGGAAATGGTAGCCGTCGGCAGCGGGTCGCACGCGGGCGTACACGTAACTCACGTCGCCGGCCTGGATGACGGCATCTTCGGGCAGGGTGCGCTGGCGGGCACCGGCCGTTTGGATGCGGGCGGCTACGTACTGGCCCGGCAGCAAGGTGCTAGCGGCCTCTTCCTGCAGGTGCGCGTGCACCGTAACCGTGTGGGCATCATTGTCGAAGGCTTTGCCCACGAGGTAAACCTTGGCTCGTTGCTGCTGATCGGCGCGGCTATTGGCGAGTTTGAAAAGCACTGTCTGGCCGGGGTGCACCTGGGCAATGTCTTTTTCAAACACTTTCAGCTGCAAGTGCAGATCCGACCGGTCCACGACTTCTACCAGCACGTCCTGCGGATTGACAAATTGGCCGGGGTTGATGTTCACTGCCTTAACGTAGCCGCCAATGGGACTGGTCAGGGTGACACTGGGCGTGAGCGAAACGGCCCGCAGCCGCTCGGGCACCAGCCCAATCAAGCGCAGTTGGCCGGCCAAGGCTCGCTCAGTGGCTTGCTCGGTCTGGTAGTCGGCTTGCGCTTGCTGCAAGCGGCGCTTGGCACCCACATCCTCGGCGTCCAGCTCCTGTTGGCGCGTTAGCTCCTGCTGCAGGAATTGCAGCCGGGCGCGGGCCTGCAAGTACTCTTGCTGTAGCTTCAGGTAGTCGGGGTGGCGCAGCACGGCAACCACGGCGCCTTTGGCCACGAACTGACCCGGCAGCACCTTTACTTGCTGCACGTACCCACCCATTACAGCGCTGATAGAAGCATAGCTCTGAGGGGGCACGTCAATAACGCCGTTGGCCGGCACGTCGGAGGTCATGTTCTGGTGCGTAAATCCGCCTAGCGTAATGCCCGCGGCTTGGTACTGCGCCGGGCTGATGGTTAGTTCGGGCGAGGCCCCGACCCGGGCCGGAGCAGCAGAATCTGCCGCTGGTAACTCGGCCCCAGTTGGGGCGTTGGCGGCTACCGGTTCACTGCGCGACTGACAGGCCGGTAGGGCGCCAGTAGCCAGTAGTAGGGCTACCGCAGCTATGTTGCGAGCTGACTGGCAAGTAAATGAAAGGGGAAACAGAACCCGGCGTATAGGCAACACAAGCAAAGAAAATCTCATGAGAACAGAAAGAAATAAGCCGCCTTAGGAGCTATTGAACATCTGGCCCGGCGAGCGACTGCAGAGCAAAAACTAACTCGTTGTATTGGGTGGCTTGGTCGAGGTAAGCGGCCTGAATCTGCCAGGCCGGCTCGGTGTTCACCACATAGGTGACGTAGTCGATGTCGCCAGCACGCAAACTTTTCTCGGCGGTGGTAAGAATGAGTTGGGCTTGTGGCAGCGCCGTCTGCTCGTAGTACGCCACCGACGCTTGGGCGCGGGCGAGTTGCTGGCGCAAACCAACTAATTGTCCCTGCAATTGCGCGGTAGCGTAGGAAAGCTGCGTTGTAGCCGCTTGCTCGGCCACCCGAGCGGCAGCCACCCGGTTTTTTTGCACGCCACCTAGCAAGGGCAACGACAACCCTACCTGCCCAACGTGGTAGCCACCTTCCTGGTTGATAGTCTGGTTGAAATAGCCCGCCCGCAGGTCGGGTAAGCGGCGTAGTTGCTCGACTTTAGTTTGCTGCTGACTCACGGCCACTTCCTGCCGAAGCAAGGCTAGTGTGGGGTTAGCGTCGGAGCTTAGGCCAGCGGTGTCGGCAGCAGTGAACGAAGCCAGCAGCTGGGTGGTGGTGTCAATAGCAATCAGTGTGTTGCCGGCGCCTAGCAGCACGCCTAGTTGCTGGCGCTGCACCTGAAGTTGCGTACGCAAAGTGGCGAGCCGATTGCGTAGCTCCAGCGAGCGGGCCGAAGCGGATACCTGCTCCAAGCGGTTGGTTTCGCCCGTGCGGTAGCGCACCTCGGCGGCTCGGGCCGCTCGACGGTAAAGACTGTCTTGGCGGCGCAGCAGGGCGGTGCGGCGGTAGTCGGTCAGCACCTGGTAATAGGCGCTGCGAATTTGTTGGGTGAGTTGCCGGCGTTGCACCCGGCCGCGCTGCTCGGCCGTTAGCACCTGGCTTTCCAGCAGTTGGCGCTGGGCAGCATACACCATAGGCAGCGAAGTTTGCTGAATGATATTCACCGTCCGGTCGTTGAGCGGCCCTTGGATCTTACCGTACTGAAAATCGAGCAACGTACGCGGAATGTCGTAGCCGGTGCGCGTCAGGGCCCGTTGCCGGCTAACCTCCAATGTCGCGGATTCAACCAGCAGACTTTGCTGCAAACCTGTCTGCAGCGCTTGCACTAAGGTGAGCGGCGTGCCCGGAGCCGGCAAGAGGGAGTGGGTGGCCGCGGGCATAGTTTGAGCCCGCGCCGAAGATGCTAGCCCGAGCAAGCTTAGGCCCGCGCCCACAAGTAGCACACTACGCGCCGCGGAACCCGCTACGGCGTGGTGGGTTGCCGCTTCGGCAGGCTCCTCGGCGTCGGTAGGACTCGGTTCCCCGTCCTTGGTGAAGAGGGTGTAGAGCACTGGCAGCAATACCAACGTAAGCAGAGTAGCTGAAATCAGGCCGCCGATAACGACCGTCGCCAGCGGCTTCTGCACTTCGGCCCCCGCCGCCGTCGACAACGCCATGGGGAGGAAACCCAAGGCGGCCACTGAGGCGGTCAGCAACACCGGCCGGAAGCGTTCGGTAGTGGCTTCAAGCACCCGCTCTCGTACGCTGTCCACCCCAGCCCGAGCAAACTCATTCACGCTGGCCAGCAGCACGATACCGTTGAGCACGGCCACCCCGAACAGCGCAATGAAGCCCACGCCGGCCGAAATGCTAAATGGCATGCCCCGCACCCACAAGGCCAGAATACCGCCAATGGCCGCCAGCGGAATACCAGTGAAAATCAGCGCAGCTTGTTTCACGGAGCGAAAAGACAGGTAGAGCAGCAGGAAAATCAGGCCCAATGCCACCGGCACGGCCACTTGGAGGCGGGCCTTGGCTTGCTGTAAGTTCTCGAACTGCCCGCCGTAGGCCAAGGTGTAGCCAGTAGGTAGAGGCAAACTCTGCGTGAGCTTTCGCTGAATATCTTTCACCAAGCTTTCCACGTCGCGGTTACGCACGTTCACGCCGATATTGATGCGCCGACGAGCATCATCGCGCGATACCTGAGCAGGAGCGTTGCGGAAAGCCACCGTAGCCACTTCCGACAACGGAATTTTTCCGCCGCCCGGCAAGTCTACGTACAGGCTGTTCAAGTCCTGTAACCCCCGACGGCTGGTGGAATCGAGGCGCACTACCAGGTCGTAGCGCCGCTCGCCTTCGTACACTTGCCCGGCCACATCGCCGGCAAACGAGGCGCGCACCAGGGCATTTAGGTCGGCTACGTTAAGGCCATACTGGGCCAGCTTCTGCCGGTCATAAAGCACGCGCATCTGCGGCAGCGCCACAATTTGCTCGACCTTTAAGTCGCCCACGCCGGGCAGCGGCCGGATCAGGCTGGCGGCCTGGTTGGCTTTATCGTAGAGCACGTCCAAGTCGTCGCCGTAGATTTTGATGCTGATGTCGGACTTCGAACCGGAAATCAGTTCGTTGAAGCGCATCTGAATGGGCTGCTGGAATTCGAGCGTGATGCCCGGAATACCCGCCAGCGCCTCATTCATCTTGCTAGCCAATTCCTCGCGGGAGTGGGCCGAAGTCCACTGGCTCTGATCTTTGAGTACCACAATCTGGTCGGAGTCTTCCATCGACATTGGATCGGTAGGAATTTCCGAGGTGCCGACTTTGCCCACCACCTGCTCGACCTCCGGAAATTTATCCAGCAAGATTCGCTGAACTTGGGTGGTGGTAGCAATGGTCTGGGAAAGCGAGCTGCCCGGCTTGATGCCTACATACACAGCAAAGTCTCCTTCGTCGAGCTGGGGCACGAACTCACCACCCATTCGCAGGAAGATGACAGCGGCCAGCACCAACAGCCCCACAGCTCCACCGACTACCACTCCACGCAAACGCAATGCCCCGTGGATAAGCGGCTGGTAGCCCCGAAACAGAAATTTCATGATGCGGTCGGCCAGGGTGCCTTCCTCTTTGATGTTTTTGCGCAGCGCCCAGGCCGCCACCGCCGGCACGTACGTCAAGCACAGCAGCATGGCCCCCAGGATGGCGAAGCTCACCGTCAGGGCCATAGGCCGGAACATCTTGCCTTCGATGCCGGTCAGGGCCAAGATGGGGAAGTACACGATCAAGATGATGAGCTGTCCAAACAAGGCAGAGCGCATCATGCGAGTAGCAGCCCCTTCGGCTAGTTGGTCCATGGTTTCGTGGGCGGACTGCGCCCGGTGGTGCACCAGCTGGAATATCATGGCTTCCACGATAATCACGGCCCCATCAACAATGAGCCCAAAGTCCAGGGCGCCGAGTGACATCAGATTGGCCGACACCCCGAAGGCGCTCATCAGCCCAAGAGCAAACAGCATGCACAGTGGTATCATGCTGGCCACCACCAGGCCCGCCCGCAGGTTGCCGAGCAGCAACAAGAGCACGACCACCACAATGACACCGCCTTCAACCAAGTTCTTACTGACGGTATGAATGGCTTTGTCGATCAGCTTGGTACGGTCCAGAAACGGGTCAATGGTTACGCCTTTAGGCAGGGTGCGCTGGATTTCAGCCACCTTGGCTTTCACGCCCAGTATGGTTTCCTCCGACGAGGCGCCCTTGAGCATCAGCACGATGCCACCTACGGTTTCGCCCTTGCCGTCGCGGGTCATGGCTCCGTAGCGCATGGCGTGCCCGAAACCCACCTCGGCCACGTCGCGCACCAGCAGCGGCGTCATGCCCGACTGTTTGATGACGATGGTGCCAATATCTTGCAGGGTACTGACGCGGCCTTCGCCGCGGATGAAGTAGGCGTTGGGCCCGCGTTCGAGGTAGCTGCCGCCGGTATTGGCGTTGTTAGCTTGCAGAGCCCGAAACAGTTCGGCCATACTCACGCCGGCTGCGTTAAGCCGATCAGGGTTGACGCTCACCTCGTACTGGCGGACGTATCCCCCGAAGCTGCTCACATCGACCACGCCCGGCACGCTGGCTAGCTGCCGCTTCACCACCCAGTCCTGCAAATCGCGCAGCGCGGCCAGTGAGAACTTCTGTTCGTAGCCGGGCGCCACGCGCAACGAGTACTGAAAAATCTCGCCGAGTCCGGTTGAAATCGGGCCCATTCCCGGGCTGCCGGCATCAGCCCCGAGGTTGCCTTCGGCGGCTTTTAGCTTCTCGGCCACTAGTTGGCGGTTGCGATAAGTGTCAGCCTCATCATCGAACACAACCGTGATAACCGAGAGGCCGAAGCGCGAAGTAGAACGAATTTCCTTGACGCCG
Coding sequences within it:
- a CDS encoding efflux RND transporter periplasmic adaptor subunit, with the protein product MRFSLLVLPIRRVLFPLSFTCQSARNIAAVALLLATGALPACQSRSEPVAANAPTGAELPAADSAAPARVGASPELTISPAQYQAAGITLGGFTHQNMTSDVPANGVIDVPPQSYASISAVMGGYVQQVKVLPGQFVAKGAVVAVLRHPDYLKLQQEYLQARARLQFLQQELTRQQELDAEDVGAKRRLQQAQADYQTEQATERALAGQLRLIGLVPERLRAVSLTPSVTLTSPIGGYVKAVNINPGQFVNPQDVLVEVVDRSDLHLQLKVFEKDIAQVHPGQTVLFKLANSRADQQQRAKVYLVGKAFDNDAHTVTVHAHLQEEAASTLLPGQYVAARIQTAGARQRTLPEDAVIQAGDVSYVYARVRPAADGYHFQRYKVKTGPVHYGDVPITPLDSMPDSTQVVRRGAYFLEGEYTKGQE
- a CDS encoding CusA/CzcA family heavy metal efflux RND transporter, with translation MLSSIIAASIRNKLFVVLLVVGLIAWGGYSAVRLPLDAIPDITNNQVQVLTQSPALAAQEVEQLLTVPLELQLRTVPGVKEIRSTSRFGLSVITVVFDDEADTYRNRQLVAEKLKAAEGNLGADAGSPGMGPISTGLGEIFQYSLRVAPGYEQKFSLAALRDLQDWVVKRQLASVPGVVDVSSFGGYVRQYEVSVNPDRLNAAGVSMAELFRALQANNANTGGSYLERGPNAYFIRGEGRVSTLQDIGTIVIKQSGMTPLLVRDVAEVGFGHAMRYGAMTRDGKGETVGGIVLMLKGASSEETILGVKAKVAEIQRTLPKGVTIDPFLDRTKLIDKAIHTVSKNLVEGGVIVVVVLLLLLGNLRAGLVVASMIPLCMLFALGLMSAFGVSANLMSLGALDFGLIVDGAVIIVEAMIFQLVHHRAQSAHETMDQLAEGAATRMMRSALFGQLIILIVYFPILALTGIEGKMFRPMALTVSFAILGAMLLCLTYVPAVAAWALRKNIKEEGTLADRIMKFLFRGYQPLIHGALRLRGVVVGGAVGLLVLAAVIFLRMGGEFVPQLDEGDFAVYVGIKPGSSLSQTIATTTQVQRILLDKFPEVEQVVGKVGTSEIPTDPMSMEDSDQIVVLKDQSQWTSAHSREELASKMNEALAGIPGITLEFQQPIQMRFNELISGSKSDISIKIYGDDLDVLYDKANQAASLIRPLPGVGDLKVEQIVALPQMRVLYDRQKLAQYGLNVADLNALVRASFAGDVAGQVYEGERRYDLVVRLDSTSRRGLQDLNSLYVDLPGGGKIPLSEVATVAFRNAPAQVSRDDARRRINIGVNVRNRDVESLVKDIQRKLTQSLPLPTGYTLAYGGQFENLQQAKARLQVAVPVALGLIFLLLYLSFRSVKQAALIFTGIPLAAIGGILALWVRGMPFSISAGVGFIALFGVAVLNGIVLLASVNEFARAGVDSVRERVLEATTERFRPVLLTASVAALGFLPMALSTAAGAEVQKPLATVVIGGLISATLLTLVLLPVLYTLFTKDGEPSPTDAEEPAEAATHHAVAGSAARSVLLVGAGLSLLGLASSARAQTMPAATHSLLPAPGTPLTLVQALQTGLQQSLLVESATLEVSRQRALTRTGYDIPRTLLDFQYGKIQGPLNDRTVNIIQQTSLPMVYAAQRQLLESQVLTAEQRGRVQRRQLTQQIRSAYYQVLTDYRRTALLRRQDSLYRRAARAAEVRYRTGETNRLEQVSASARSLELRNRLATLRTQLQVQRQQLGVLLGAGNTLIAIDTTTQLLASFTAADTAGLSSDANPTLALLRQEVAVSQQQTKVEQLRRLPDLRAGYFNQTINQEGGYHVGQVGLSLPLLGGVQKNRVAAARVAEQAATTQLSYATAQLQGQLVGLRQQLARAQASVAYYEQTALPQAQLILTTAEKSLRAGDIDYVTYVVNTEPAWQIQAAYLDQATQYNELVFALQSLAGPDVQ